Proteins encoded within one genomic window of Glycine soja cultivar W05 chromosome 1, ASM419377v2, whole genome shotgun sequence:
- the LOC114402312 gene encoding putative SNAP25 homologous protein SNAP30 encodes MFGFRKTPAPTESDKKTTLTAEKRTASEPVLPVPKSKGNYFDYDDDDWGRKPSSSTASKDKDRYKNGFSNSGGLENQSVQELENYAVYKSEETTKSVNNCLRIAEDIRGDATRTLDMLHQQGEQITRTHNMVVDTEKDLSRGEKLLNNLGGMFSKPWKPKKTREIQGPIITPDKPSKKNVHSKEDREKLGLAPLPKGRSAPTTPPNESSDAYQKVDYEKAKQDDALEDLSDILGDLKGMAISMGSELDKQNKALDHLADDVDELNSRVKGANQRARKLVG; translated from the exons ATGTTTGGGTTTAGAAAAACACCAGCACCAACTGAATCAGATAAGAAGACAACCCTTACTGCAGAAAAAAGAACTGCTTCAGAACCTGTCCTGCCAGTTCCAAAATCTAAAGGAAACTATTTCGACTACGATGACGACGATTGGGGGAGGAAGCCTTCCTCATCCACAGCATCAAAGGACAAAGACAGGTACAAGAATGGTTTCAGCAACTCTGGGGGGCTAGAGAACCAAAGTGTTCAGGAGCTGGAAAACTATGCAGTGTACAAGTCTGAGGAGACAACAAAGAGTGTCAACAATTGTTTGAGGATTGCTGAGGACATCAGAGGGGATGCCACAAGGACCCTTGACATGTTGCACCAGCAGGGTGAGCAGATAACCAGGACTCACAATATGGTTGTTGATACTGAGAAGGATTTGAGCCGG GGTGAAAAACTCCTAAACAATCTTGGGGGCATGTTCTCCAAACCCTGGAAGCCAAAGAAGACCAGGGAAATCCAAGGCCCTATAATTACACCAG ATAAGCCATCCAAAAAGAATGTACATAGTAAGGAAGACAGGGAGAAGTTGGGCTTAGCTCCTTTGCCTAAGGGACGCTCAGCCCCTACCACACCTCCTAATGAATCATCCGATGCCTATCAGAAAGTTGAT TATGAGAAAGCTAAACAAGACGATGCACTGGAAGATCTAAGTGACATCTTGGGTGATTTGAAGGGTATGGCAATTAGCATGGGATCTGAACTTGACAA GCAAAACAAAGCTCTTGATCATCTTGCTGACGATGTGGATGAGCTGAATTCTCGAGTCAAAGGTGCCAACCAGCGTGCACGCAAATTAGTAGGGTGA